A genomic region of Friedmanniella luteola contains the following coding sequences:
- a CDS encoding aminobutyraldehyde dehydrogenase, giving the protein MSVAGVPRGGSGEDFAVLDPATGRTLVRYPLATAADVDAAVGRAAAAFGAWSRTTPGERSDLLHALAAELRRRADELAAVETAQTGKPLRLSTGFDVPGTIDNTAFFAGAARVLDASAAGEYSPDHTSMTRREPLGVVGSVAPWNYPLQMAGWKVLPALAAGNTVVLKPAEITPLTAVLLADAATAVGFPDGVLQVVAGTGAEAGRALVGDPRVAMVSFTGSTAVGRQVMAVCAERGARVHLELGGKAPFVVFDDANLEAAVHGAVAGSLINSGQDCTAATRAYVHHSLLDAFVEGVADLYAGIRLGDPCDPGTDLGPLSSARHREKVAGMVAAARADGATVRAGAALPGGDLAAGFWSAPTLVTGADQRSPLVQEEVFGPVLAVLGFDTDDEGLALADDSPYGLAASAWTRDLGRALRASAELHAGTVWVNDHIPIFSEMPHGGVGASGFGKDMSAYALAEHTTVKHVALDRSGAARKAWHRTVFADPTP; this is encoded by the coding sequence GTGAGCGTTGCCGGCGTCCCGAGGGGCGGCTCCGGGGAGGACTTCGCCGTCCTCGACCCGGCGACCGGCCGGACCCTGGTGCGCTACCCGCTGGCCACCGCGGCCGACGTCGACGCCGCGGTCGGCCGGGCCGCCGCCGCCTTCGGGGCCTGGTCGCGGACGACGCCGGGTGAGCGCTCGGACCTGCTGCACGCGCTCGCCGCCGAGCTGCGCCGCCGCGCCGACGAGCTGGCGGCGGTCGAGACCGCCCAGACCGGCAAACCGCTGCGGCTCAGCACCGGGTTCGACGTCCCGGGCACCATCGACAACACCGCCTTCTTCGCCGGCGCCGCCCGGGTGCTGGACGCCAGCGCGGCGGGGGAGTACTCCCCCGACCACACGTCGATGACGCGGCGGGAGCCGCTGGGGGTGGTCGGCTCGGTCGCGCCCTGGAACTACCCGCTGCAGATGGCCGGCTGGAAGGTGCTGCCCGCCCTGGCAGCGGGCAACACCGTGGTGCTGAAGCCCGCCGAGATCACCCCCTTGACCGCGGTCCTGCTCGCCGACGCCGCCACGGCGGTGGGCTTCCCCGACGGCGTGCTGCAGGTGGTCGCGGGCACCGGCGCGGAGGCGGGTCGGGCCCTCGTCGGGGACCCGCGGGTGGCCATGGTCTCGTTCACCGGCTCCACGGCCGTCGGCCGGCAGGTGATGGCCGTCTGCGCGGAGCGGGGCGCCCGCGTGCACCTCGAGCTGGGCGGCAAGGCCCCCTTCGTGGTCTTCGACGACGCCAACCTCGAGGCCGCCGTGCACGGTGCCGTCGCCGGCTCGTTGATCAACTCCGGTCAGGACTGCACGGCCGCGACCCGCGCCTACGTGCACCACTCGCTGCTCGACGCCTTCGTCGAGGGCGTCGCCGACCTCTACGCCGGGATCCGGCTGGGCGACCCGTGCGACCCCGGCACCGACCTCGGACCGCTGTCCAGCGCCCGGCACCGCGAGAAGGTGGCCGGGATGGTCGCCGCGGCCCGGGCGGACGGCGCCACGGTCCGGGCGGGCGCGGCCCTGCCCGGCGGCGACCTGGCGGCGGGCTTCTGGTCCGCCCCGACGCTGGTCACGGGAGCGGACCAGCGCTCCCCGCTGGTGCAGGAGGAGGTCTTCGGCCCGGTGCTCGCGGTGCTGGGCTTCGACACCGACGACGAGGGCCTCGCGCTGGCCGACGACAGCCCCTACGGCCTCGCGGCCTCGGCCTGGACACGCGACCTCGGTCGGGCGCTGCGGGCGTCGGCCGAGCTCCACGCGGGTACCGTCTGGGTCAACGACCACATCCCGATCTTCTCGGAGATGCCGCACGGCGGGGTGGGGGCGTCCGGCTTCGGCAAGGACATGTCGGCCTACGCGCTGGCCGAGCACACCACCGTCAAGCACGTCGCCCTGGACCGCTCCGGGGCGGCCCGGAAGGCCTGGCACCGGACGGTCTTCGCCGACCCCACGCCCTGA
- a CDS encoding ABC transporter permease has translation MAVLTRPAARPGSPADPAPPAPRRRGRASRWVRDHLVTFVGLAALAYLFVPIVVVVVFSFNAPEGSFNYTWNEFSVDAWANPCSVEGLCASLVLSIKIALLSTLAAVVLGTLAAFALVRHEFRGKGLANVLIFVPMATPEVVAGSSLLVLFVGMGFPLGQATIFIAHTVFCMSFVVVTVKARLVGLDPRLEQAAQDLYADRWQTFWRITFPLILPGVVAAALLSFSLSFDDFIITNFNSGSEVTFPMYVWGAAKKALPPQINVVGTAMLLIALVVTIAGRAIGDRRAAR, from the coding sequence ATGGCTGTGCTCACCCGTCCCGCCGCGCGGCCCGGCTCCCCGGCCGACCCGGCCCCGCCCGCCCCCCGTCGGCGGGGACGCGCCAGCCGCTGGGTCCGCGACCACCTGGTCACCTTCGTCGGGCTCGCGGCGCTGGCCTACCTCTTCGTGCCGATCGTCGTCGTCGTGGTGTTCAGCTTCAACGCCCCCGAGGGCTCGTTCAACTACACCTGGAACGAGTTCTCCGTCGACGCCTGGGCCAACCCGTGCAGCGTCGAGGGCCTGTGCGCCTCGCTGGTCCTCAGCATCAAGATCGCGCTGCTGTCGACGCTGGCCGCGGTCGTCCTCGGCACCCTCGCGGCCTTCGCCCTGGTGCGCCACGAGTTCCGCGGCAAGGGCCTCGCGAACGTGCTGATCTTCGTGCCGATGGCCACCCCCGAGGTGGTGGCGGGCTCCTCGCTGCTCGTCCTGTTCGTCGGGATGGGCTTCCCGCTGGGCCAGGCCACGATCTTCATCGCCCACACCGTGTTCTGCATGAGCTTCGTCGTCGTCACGGTCAAGGCCCGGCTGGTGGGCCTGGACCCGCGGCTGGAGCAGGCGGCGCAGGACCTCTACGCCGACCGCTGGCAGACGTTCTGGCGGATCACCTTCCCCCTGATCCTGCCCGGCGTCGTCGCGGCCGCGCTGCTGTCGTTCTCGCTGTCGTTCGACGACTTCATCATCACCAACTTCAACTCGGGCTCGGAGGTGACCTTCCCGATGTACGTCTGGGGGGCCGCGAAGAAGGCTCTGCCGCCGCAGATCAACGTGGTGGGCACGGCCATGCTGCTGATCGCCCTGGTGGTCACCATCGCCGGCCGGGCGATCGGCGACCGGCGAGCCGCCCGGTGA
- a CDS encoding ABC transporter ATP-binding protein, whose product MTATQTPPRTDGATQSDNGLDIRGLRKHYGTFAAVDDIDLTIPEGSFFALLGPSGCGKTTTLRLVAGLEEPTAGEIRIGGADIAHLRPHQRPVNTVFQSYALFPHMTIFENVAFGLRRRKEKNIDARVGEMLELVEMQHLAKRRPTQLSGGQQQRIAVIRALVNKPKVLLLDEPLGALDLKLRRQLQLELKRIQTEVGITFVHVTHDQEEAMTMADTIAVLNKGRVEQIGAPVDLYENPRTAFVAGFLGQSNLLSVHVTSRDATTVVLDFHGVRLTMPAARLSATGTAVEAGVRPEKISMAELGHAPAGTNTIDGQIIDASFIGVSTQYVVQSLADPEEELTVFSQNSSTELRRVGDRVSVHWHPDHTFGLHEGAWIEADAAETAS is encoded by the coding sequence ATGACCGCCACCCAGACGCCGCCGCGCACCGACGGCGCCACCCAGAGCGACAACGGCCTCGACATCCGCGGCCTGCGCAAGCACTACGGGACGTTCGCGGCCGTCGACGACATCGACCTCACCATCCCCGAGGGCAGCTTCTTCGCCCTGCTGGGGCCCTCCGGCTGCGGGAAGACCACGACGTTGCGCCTCGTGGCCGGGCTCGAGGAGCCGACCGCGGGCGAGATCCGGATCGGCGGTGCCGACATCGCTCACCTCCGTCCGCACCAGCGGCCCGTCAACACCGTCTTCCAGAGCTACGCGCTGTTCCCGCACATGACGATCTTCGAGAACGTGGCCTTCGGACTGCGGCGCCGCAAGGAGAAGAACATCGACGCCCGGGTGGGGGAGATGCTCGAGCTGGTCGAGATGCAGCACCTGGCGAAGCGGCGACCGACCCAGCTGTCCGGTGGCCAGCAGCAGCGGATCGCCGTCATCCGCGCCCTGGTCAACAAGCCGAAGGTGCTGCTGCTCGACGAGCCGCTGGGCGCGCTGGACCTCAAGCTCCGCCGCCAGCTGCAGCTGGAGCTGAAGCGGATCCAGACCGAGGTGGGCATCACCTTCGTGCACGTGACGCACGACCAGGAGGAGGCCATGACGATGGCCGACACCATCGCCGTGCTGAACAAGGGCAGGGTCGAGCAGATCGGCGCGCCCGTCGACCTCTACGAGAACCCCCGGACCGCGTTCGTCGCCGGCTTCCTCGGCCAGTCGAACCTGCTCAGCGTCCACGTGACCAGCCGGGACGCCACCACCGTCGTGCTGGACTTCCACGGGGTCCGGCTGACCATGCCGGCGGCCCGGCTGAGCGCCACCGGCACGGCCGTCGAGGCCGGCGTCCGCCCGGAGAAGATCTCGATGGCCGAGCTCGGGCACGCCCCGGCCGGCACGAACACCATCGACGGCCAGATCATCGACGCCTCCTTCATCGGGGTCTCCACCCAGTACGTCGTGCAGTCCCTCGCCGACCCCGAGGAGGAGCTGACGGTGTTCAGCCAGAACAGCTCCACCGAGCTGCGCCGGGTGGGCGACCGGGTCAGCGTGCACTGGCACCCCGACCACACGTTCGGGCTGCACGAGGGCGCCTGGATCGAGGCGGACGCCGCGGAGACCGCCTCGTGA
- a CDS encoding ABC transporter permease yields the protein MSVAGAPAGPVLGQTAGPAPEAATRSGRLTPYFLLLPLGLALVVFFLLPLLSQLNSSLTSGGLEEGYTFDWAFGNYVAVWVDYWPQFLRSFLYAATATVLALLIAYPLAYTIAFKVGDRWRPVLLVLIVAPFFTSFLIRTLAWTTVLADDGWVVAALRGSGVLFLTDGVGLTSDGRVLATPLAVILGLTYNFLPFMTLPLYASLAGQDRSLIQASGDLYASAWQGFWKITWPLSLPGVVSGTLLTFIPATGDYVNATFLGSMRESMAGNVIDALFLRVRDYNHAAALSISLMVAIVALVVYYVRRAGTEDLV from the coding sequence GTGAGCGTGGCGGGCGCACCGGCCGGGCCGGTGCTGGGCCAGACCGCCGGCCCGGCGCCGGAGGCGGCCACCCGCTCGGGCCGGTTGACGCCGTACTTCCTGCTGCTCCCGCTGGGCCTGGCGCTGGTGGTGTTCTTCCTGCTCCCGCTGCTCAGCCAGCTCAACAGCTCGCTGACCTCCGGCGGCCTGGAGGAGGGCTACACCTTCGACTGGGCCTTCGGGAACTACGTCGCGGTCTGGGTCGACTACTGGCCGCAGTTCCTGCGCTCGTTCCTCTACGCCGCGACCGCGACGGTGCTGGCGCTGCTCATCGCGTACCCGCTGGCGTACACGATCGCGTTCAAGGTCGGCGACCGGTGGCGGCCCGTGCTGCTGGTGCTCATCGTCGCGCCGTTCTTCACCAGCTTCCTGATCCGCACGCTGGCCTGGACGACGGTGCTGGCCGACGACGGCTGGGTGGTCGCGGCGCTCCGCGGCAGCGGTGTCCTCTTCCTCACCGACGGCGTCGGGCTGACCAGTGACGGCCGGGTGCTGGCCACCCCGCTGGCGGTCATCCTGGGCCTCACCTACAACTTCCTGCCCTTCATGACGCTGCCGCTGTACGCGTCGCTGGCCGGGCAGGACCGGTCGCTGATCCAGGCGTCGGGCGACCTCTACGCCAGCGCCTGGCAGGGGTTCTGGAAGATCACCTGGCCGCTGTCCCTGCCCGGCGTGGTCTCCGGCACCCTGCTGACGTTCATCCCGGCGACCGGGGACTACGTCAACGCCACGTTCCTCGGCTCGATGCGCGAGTCGATGGCCGGCAACGTCATCGACGCACTGTTCCTGCGGGTCCGCGACTACAACCACGCCGCGGCCCTCTCGATCTCTCTGATGGTCGCGATCGTCGCGCTCGTCGTCTACTACGTGCGCCGCGCGGGTACGGAGGACCTCGTCTGA